One Thomasclavelia spiroformis DSM 1552 DNA window includes the following coding sequences:
- a CDS encoding phosphoglycerate dehydrogenase, with translation MYNIKLLNKISKVGLDDFDENYTYSEDMTNEDAILVRSASLHDYDFGKNLKAIARAGAGVNNIPIDKCSENGIVVFNTPGANANAVKELVLCALFLSSRKIVESIRWVDTLKDDENIAKTAEKGKSNFVGPEIEGKKLGVIGLGAIGVNVANAAIKLGMTVMGYDPYIGVNAAWALSKHAKQAKTLEEIYRECDYITIHVPSNEETKGFMNEEAFALMKNGVRILNFARGDLVNNKDLLVNVASGKISKYISDFAAPELIGRENIIILPHLGASTPESEDNCAKMAVNEIKEYLENGNIINSVNFPGVNQARVSKVRLCIINKNVPNILASISKLFADYNLNIENMVNRSRGEYAYTLIDTNDDVCKDIIEKIETSKGIISVRSIIEK, from the coding sequence ATGTATAATATAAAATTATTAAATAAAATATCAAAAGTTGGATTAGATGATTTTGATGAAAATTACACATATAGTGAAGATATGACTAATGAAGATGCGATACTTGTTAGATCAGCTTCATTACATGATTATGATTTTGGTAAAAATCTAAAAGCAATTGCACGAGCAGGAGCCGGAGTAAATAATATTCCAATTGATAAGTGTAGTGAAAATGGAATCGTGGTTTTTAATACACCTGGAGCTAATGCTAATGCAGTTAAGGAATTGGTATTATGTGCTTTATTTTTATCATCACGTAAGATAGTTGAAAGTATTCGTTGGGTTGATACTTTAAAAGATGATGAAAATATTGCTAAAACAGCAGAAAAAGGTAAGAGTAATTTTGTTGGACCGGAAATTGAAGGAAAAAAACTTGGTGTTATTGGATTAGGAGCGATTGGTGTTAATGTTGCTAATGCTGCAATTAAATTAGGAATGACAGTTATGGGTTATGATCCATATATTGGTGTAAATGCAGCGTGGGCATTATCTAAACATGCAAAACAAGCAAAAACATTGGAAGAAATTTATAGAGAATGTGATTATATTACTATTCATGTACCAAGTAATGAAGAAACAAAAGGATTTATGAATGAAGAAGCATTTGCTTTAATGAAAAATGGAGTTAGAATATTGAATTTTGCTCGTGGTGATCTAGTTAATAATAAGGATTTATTAGTAAATGTTGCTAGTGGAAAAATAAGTAAGTATATTAGTGATTTTGCTGCTCCTGAATTGATTGGTAGGGAAAATATTATTATTTTACCTCATTTAGGAGCAAGTACTCCTGAATCAGAAGATAATTGTGCAAAAATGGCAGTTAATGAAATTAAAGAATATTTAGAAAATGGAAATATTATTAATTCTGTTAATTTTCCTGGAGTAAATCAAGCACGTGTTTCTAAAGTTAGATTGTGTATTATTAATAAAAATGTACCAAATATTTTAGCAAGTATTTCTAAATTATTTGCTGATTATAATTTAAATATTGAAAATATGGTTAATCGTTCACGTGGGGAATATGCTTATACTTTAATTGATACTAATGATGATGTTTGCAAAGATATTATTGAAAAGATTGAAACTAGTAAAGGAATTATTAGTGTAAGAAGTATTATTGAAAAATAG
- a CDS encoding polysaccharide deacetylase: protein MNLKLKNITIKGKITIVALLVVLIVSVIVCYFMFRCPIVFKQENIKVEINEEFDALKNVEKVKNGNIKDIKVNTKNVKFDKLGKYKVIYTFNDKDYEIPLEVVDTKKPKFDIVDLDIDLGMKVKAKDMVTNIDDATKTKIKFKKKYKFNHEGEISVVVQVIDEAGNVSEKKGKVKLFKDDIGPEINGIEEMTIVKGEKVDYKLGISVSDNRDPNPTLNIDDSKVNVDKLGRYKVIYTAKDRSGNKVVKERIIKVVEKKNIGTLQQSNEKIVYLTFDDGPSENTQKILDILDRYNVKATFFVTGENQKYNYLIQEAHKRGHTIGLHTYCHDYKTVYTSVDAYFDDLNKIGNMVKDLIGFVPRYIRFPGGSSNTISRKYSQGIMTILSKEVINRGYQYYDWNGDSTDASGNNVPVSKLIANATSSKANNINILFHDTKAKSTTVEALPTIIENYLARGYRFEAINDNSFVPHQGINN from the coding sequence ATGAATTTAAAATTAAAAAATATTACTATAAAGGGAAAAATAACAATAGTTGCATTATTAGTAGTTTTGATTGTATCTGTAATTGTTTGCTACTTTATGTTTAGATGTCCAATTGTTTTTAAACAAGAAAATATTAAAGTAGAAATAAATGAAGAATTTGATGCTTTGAAAAATGTTGAGAAAGTTAAAAATGGTAATATAAAGGATATTAAAGTAAATACTAAGAATGTAAAATTTGATAAATTAGGAAAGTATAAAGTTATTTATACATTTAATGATAAAGATTATGAAATACCATTAGAAGTTGTTGATACTAAAAAACCTAAATTTGATATTGTTGACTTAGATATTGATTTAGGAATGAAGGTCAAAGCAAAAGACATGGTAACCAATATAGATGATGCAACAAAAACAAAGATTAAATTTAAAAAGAAATATAAATTTAATCATGAAGGTGAAATAAGTGTAGTTGTCCAAGTTATTGATGAAGCTGGTAATGTTAGTGAAAAAAAGGGTAAAGTGAAATTGTTTAAAGATGATATTGGTCCTGAAATTAATGGAATTGAAGAAATGACAATAGTTAAAGGTGAAAAGGTAGATTATAAGTTAGGAATTAGTGTTAGTGATAATCGAGATCCTAATCCTACATTGAATATTGACGATTCAAAAGTTAATGTTGATAAACTAGGGAGGTATAAAGTTATTTATACTGCTAAAGATCGGTCTGGAAATAAGGTTGTTAAAGAAAGAATAATTAAAGTAGTTGAAAAGAAGAATATTGGAACTTTACAACAAAGTAATGAAAAAATTGTTTATTTAACATTTGATGATGGTCCTTCAGAAAATACTCAAAAGATTTTGGATATATTAGATCGTTATAATGTTAAGGCGACATTTTTTGTTACAGGAGAAAATCAAAAATATAATTACTTGATTCAAGAAGCTCATAAACGAGGACATACTATTGGATTACATACTTATTGTCATGATTATAAGACAGTTTATACGTCAGTAGATGCATATTTTGATGATTTAAATAAGATTGGAAATATGGTAAAAGATCTAATTGGTTTTGTTCCAAGATATATTCGTTTTCCTGGTGGCTCATCAAATACAATTTCACGTAAATATTCGCAAGGTATTATGACGATATTATCTAAGGAAGTTATCAATCGAGGATATCAATATTATGATTGGAATGGAGATTCTACAGATGCTTCTGGTAATAATGTTCCGGTTAGTAAATTGATTGCTAATGCAACATCTAGTAAAGCTAATAATATTAATATTCTTTTTCATGATACTAAAGCTAAGTCTACTACGGTTGAGGCTTTACCTACAATAATTGAAAATTATTTGGCTAGAGGATATCGTTTTGAAGCAATTAACGATAACTCTTTTGTACCACATCAAGGTATTAATAATTAA
- a CDS encoding helix-turn-helix domain-containing protein encodes MKKEYGYPTLKVICQASAGNETAIREILKFYDAYICKLCLRPFYHFESGKITMQVDEELKGQIHIEMMKAILKFEIRVK; translated from the coding sequence ATGAAAAAAGAATATGGCTACCCTACATTAAAAGTAATATGTCAAGCGTCTGCTGGAAACGAAACTGCCATAAGAGAGATTTTGAAGTTTTATGACGCTTATATTTGTAAATTATGCTTGCGTCCGTTTTACCACTTTGAAAGTGGTAAAATCACTATGCAGGTTGATGAAGAATTAAAAGGTCAAATTCATATAGAAATGATGAAAGCAATCTTGAAATTTGAAATTAGAGTGAAGTAA